One genomic segment of Pseudodesulfovibrio sp. JC047 includes these proteins:
- the sat gene encoding sulfate adenylyltransferase produces the protein MSNLVAPHGGKGLVCCLLEGAELEAEIKKAEGLKTLEISDRAKGDLIMMGIGGFSPLNGFMSKASWKGVCENFLMEDGTFWPIPITLDTNEDVAVGEEVALKAADGTVYATMMVEEKFEMTEADKKWECENVYKGHGEESADDVFWKIAMEDHPGVQAVMAQGKYNLAGPVKVLSEGDYAKRFPGVYLTPKEIRAEMEKRGWSKVAALQLRNPMHRSHEFLAKIAVEVCDGVVIHSLIGNLKPGDIPGDVRIKCIQTLIDNYFVPENVINAGYPLDMRYAGPREGLLHATFRQNYGINNMLIGRDHAGVGDFYGLFEAQEIFKKIPYQDGCSAEPGKALLCQPMNIDWTFYCYKCDGMASMRTCPHSKEDRVILSGTKLRKALSEGAEVVDHFGRDEVLVILREYYAGLTEKVEVKMQKAASGADM, from the coding sequence ATGTCCAACCTCGTAGCACCTCACGGTGGAAAAGGTCTCGTCTGCTGCCTGCTCGAAGGCGCTGAGCTTGAAGCTGAAATCAAAAAAGCTGAAGGCCTCAAGACTCTCGAAATTTCTGATCGCGCCAAAGGCGACCTCATCATGATGGGTATCGGCGGTTTTTCTCCGCTGAACGGCTTCATGAGCAAGGCATCGTGGAAAGGCGTTTGTGAAAATTTCCTGATGGAAGACGGCACATTCTGGCCCATCCCCATCACGCTCGACACCAATGAAGACGTTGCAGTCGGAGAAGAAGTCGCTTTGAAAGCCGCTGACGGCACTGTGTACGCAACCATGATGGTTGAAGAAAAGTTCGAAATGACTGAAGCCGACAAGAAATGGGAATGCGAAAATGTCTACAAAGGCCACGGCGAAGAGTCCGCTGACGACGTTTTCTGGAAAATCGCCATGGAAGATCATCCCGGCGTCCAGGCCGTCATGGCACAGGGCAAATACAACCTGGCCGGCCCGGTCAAGGTCTTGTCCGAAGGCGACTACGCCAAACGTTTCCCCGGCGTCTATCTGACACCCAAGGAAATCCGCGCCGAGATGGAAAAACGCGGTTGGTCCAAGGTTGCCGCACTGCAGTTGCGTAACCCCATGCACCGCTCTCACGAATTCCTGGCGAAAATCGCTGTTGAAGTCTGTGATGGCGTTGTGATCCACTCCCTGATCGGCAACTTGAAGCCGGGCGATATCCCGGGAGATGTCCGCATCAAGTGCATCCAGACCCTGATCGACAACTACTTCGTACCTGAAAACGTCATCAACGCCGGTTACCCGCTCGACATGCGCTACGCCGGTCCTCGTGAAGGCCTGCTCCACGCCACCTTCCGCCAGAACTACGGCATCAACAACATGTTGATCGGTCGTGACCATGCTGGCGTCGGCGACTTCTACGGTCTGTTCGAAGCACAGGAAATCTTCAAGAAAATCCCGTACCAAGACGGTTGCTCCGCCGAGCCTGGAAAGGCCCTGCTCTGTCAGCCCATGAACATTGACTGGACCTTCTACTGCTACAAGTGCGACGGCATGGCTTCCATGCGGACGTGCCCGCATAGCAAGGAAGACCGCGTCATCCTTTCCGGTACAAAACTGCGTAAGGCCCTGTCTGAAGGCGCTGAAGTTGTTGACCACTTTGGTCGCGACGAAGTCCTCGTCATCCTGCGCGAATACTACGCTGGCTTGACCGAAAAGGTCGAAGTCAAGATGCAGAAAGCCGCTTCCGGCGCCGACATGTAA
- the aprB gene encoding adenylyl-sulfate reductase subunit beta: MPTFVNPEKCDGCKGGEKTACMYICPNDLMILDADEMKAYNQEPSACWECYSCVKICPQGAIEARPYADFAPMGGTSIPMRSAEDIMWTVKFRNGSVKRFKFPIRTTAEGSIKPFEGKPEPTDLDNELLFTESELVAPKVAVMEEASVTEADLKKEWTMEDYASLV, from the coding sequence ATGCCGACCTTTGTTAACCCGGAAAAATGTGACGGCTGCAAGGGTGGCGAAAAGACCGCTTGCATGTACATTTGCCCTAATGATCTGATGATCCTGGATGCTGACGAAATGAAAGCATATAATCAGGAACCGTCTGCCTGTTGGGAATGTTATTCCTGCGTGAAAATTTGCCCCCAGGGCGCAATTGAAGCTCGTCCATATGCCGACTTCGCCCCTATGGGTGGAACTTCCATCCCGATGCGCTCCGCTGAAGACATCATGTGGACCGTCAAATTCCGTAATGGCAGCGTGAAACGCTTCAAGTTCCCCATCCGTACTACTGCTGAAGGTTCCATCAAACCTTTCGAAGGCAAACCCGAGCCGACCGATCTGGACAACGAATTGTTGTTCACTGAATCCGAGCTGGTTGCCCCGAAAGTGGCTGTCATGGAAGAAGCTTCTGTCACCGAAGCTGACCTGAAGAAAGAGTGGACGATGGAAGATTACGCCAGCCTGGTCTAG